In Pyxicephalus adspersus chromosome 12, UCB_Pads_2.0, whole genome shotgun sequence, a genomic segment contains:
- the GPR135 gene encoding G-protein coupled receptor 135, which produces MEPPPLLHLALLSNLTALNGPGTTGTGGRDGSVATGTNRSSPEPAEEPGGSPLLHGVAVACQALLLLAIFLLSCLGNCAVILVIGKHRQLRTVTNAFILSLSLSDFLTALLCLPFSFVLLFSRGGAWLFGDRFCFANGFFNSCFGIVSTLTMTLISLDRYYAIVRQPREKIGRARALQLLAGAWLAALGFSFPWYLLAKEQWVVHKKGYYHCMYVFHSTGSRLGAAYSISLIVLCYLLPFSLMCFCHYNICKAVRLSEIRVRPVTTYAHLLRFYSEMRTATTVLIMIVFIICCWGPYCVMGLVAAAGDYPFTPLMDTVAIWMAWANGAINPLIYAIRNPNISMLLGRNREEGYRTRNIAAYLCTQGQNREIRGRADPIRDHYTNRHGQGSRVSSSSPANGGDVAMWACKNPTVLFCRDGQPDTMAEPPGIKSETADTSL; this is translated from the coding sequence ATGGAGCCGCCGCCACTGCTACACCTGGCTCTGCTGAGCAACCTGACGGCGCTGAACGGCCCGGGCACCACCGGCACAGGAGGAAGGGACGGCTCCGTCGCTACTGGAACCAACCGGAGCTCCCCGGAGCCGGCTGAGGAGCCCGGGGGAAGTCCGCTGTTGCACGGGGTGGCTGTAGCTTGCCAGGCACTGCTGCTCCTCGCCATCTTCCTGCTGTCCTGCCTCGGCAACTGCGCCGTCATCCTGGTGATTGGCAAACACCGGCAGCTCCGCACTGTGACCAACGCCTTCATCCTGTCCTTGTCCCTGTCCGACTTCCTGACCGCCCTGCTCTGCCTGCCCTTCTCCTTCGTGCTCCTATTCTCCAGAGGTGGAGCCTGGCTCTTCGGTGACCGCTTCTGCTTCGCCAATGGCTTCTTCAATTCGTGTTTTGGCATCGTGTCCACCCTGACCATGACCCTCATCAGCCTGGACCGCTACTACGCCATCGTCAGGCAGCCACGGGAGAAGATCGGGCGCGCCAGGGCGCTGCAACTTCTAGCGGGAGCCTGGCTGGCCGCTCTGGGCTTTTCCTTCCCTTGGTACTTGCTGGCCAAGGAGCAGTGGGTGGTCCATAAGAAGGGCTACTACCACTGCATGTACGTGTTCCACTCGACCGGCTCCAGGCTGGGGGCCGCCTATAGCATCTCGCTCATCGTCCTCTGCTACCTTCTACCCTTTAGCCTCATGTGCTTCTGCCACTACAACATCTGCAAAGCGGTCAGGCTGTCGGAGATCCGCGTCCGGCCCGTCACCACCTATGCGCACCTGCTGCGCTTCTACAGCGAGATGAGGACGGCCACCACTGTGCTGATCATGATCGTCTTCATCATCTGCTGCTGGGGACCCTACTGCGTCATGGGCCTGGTGGCCGCCGCCGGGGACTACCCCTTCACCCCGCTCATGGACACCGTAGCGATCTGGATGGCCTGGGCCAATGGGGCGATCAACCCGCTCATCTATGCCATCCGCAACCCCAACATCTCCATGCTGCTCGGACGCAATCGCGAAGAGGGCTACAGGACTAGGAACATCGCCGCTTACCTGTGTACGCAGGGTCAGAACAGGGAGATCAGAGGTCGGGCTGACCCCATTCGTGATCACTACACGAACAGACACGGGCAAGGCAGTCGGGTGTCTTCGTCTAGCCCAGCCAATGGTGGGGATGTAGCCATGTGGGCCTGCAAGAACCCAACTGTGCTGTTCTGCCGAGATGGCCAACCGGACACCATGGCGGAGCCTCCTGGCATAAAATCTGAGACCGCAGACACAAGCCTTTGA